The following nucleotide sequence is from Ferruginibacter lapsinanis.
ACATCAATAACCTGTACAGTGCCAAGCGGGGCAACTACAGGAAATATTACAGCCACGACAACTGATGGAACGGCCACCAGTGCGTCTGTATTTACTGTTACAGGCGGAGTACTTACTTCAAATGAAGTTGCAAAATCTAACCTAATAGCACATTGGAGGTTTGATGACTCTAAAATTGAAGATACTTCAGGTGTTCTTCCTTTTTCATCGACAGGCACGCAGGCCTATGTAACCGGGAAAATAGGGAAGGCGCTACAGTTTACCGGAGCTCAATTGATTTATCCAACCATCGCTAAAATAAATAATGCCACAGCTTTGCAAAATGGATTTACATTAAGCATGTGGGTTCAATTGCCAAGTAACACAACTAATTACTCACCATTATGGCAGGTAAATGGAAATATCGGAGATATCTTCGGTCTTGTTGGTTTAGCTTTCCGCAAGAATGGTGATGTTTTTGATTTTGATGGAGCACTTACACATGTAAATGGAACTGGTACACATTCAACAGGTTTCGGAGCACATCTTGAAGGTAGTTCATTCTCATTTGCTAGTGCAACTTGGGCATTTATTACAATGACTTACGATGATGCAACTAGAAAAATCTCTTATTATGGTAATGGGACCAAAATTGGTGAGAAAGCAGTTGATGTAAGTGTTATCCCTGCTCTTGAAAAATTTGAATTGGTAACAACGGCTTCAAATCCGGGAGTATCTATCAGCCAGGTTAGTTTTGGCGCATTAAATACCAACCCTCCGTTTACAACTGGTCCTGCTCCTGCAAGCTGGCAAAATTCAAATTTAACAGGGGTAGTTGATGATGTAAGATTATTCAACAAAGCTTTAAGTGGAACCGAAATATCGGATTTATATACAAGAGGTTCTGCCGGAAATTAATACACTAAAACTCCAAGCAATGATTAAGGCCGCTACTCAAAAGGTAGTGGCTTTTTTCATTTAATGCTTAATTAATGTATACAAAAATGTGTATAGAAAACACAATTTTATATTATTAAAAATAAATATATAATTACTGTTATTTAAATGATAATCAATGTTTTAATAATTATATATTTATTTATTTAATTTAAATGATTTTAATTTATTATCTTAGGGATGTTAAACTATTATCCTGAAGGTCTTAAGCAGCTCATAATGCTTTTCTTGAATCATGTAGGGAGTAATATAAAAGAAAACGTTGTATGCTTAAACCTATTCTAATCGGATCTATTTTCCTTTTTTTTTCTGTCGTTTGCTTTTCTCAATCAACTGCTAACTATAGTTTTACCGAATTAGATAATACCATCGAGAATGCTGCCAAGTACGATAAAGTAATAACAAAATCGATCAATGACCTACAGGCAAAAATACGTTCCTTGGCAAAAGATGATCTGTTAAGCGAATATGAGTTAAGCCATCAACTATATAACTATTATAAAGTTTACAAATACGATTCAGCTTATGAGTATGCCTGTCGCTGCCAAAGAATTGCTTACAAACTAAATGATCCTAAAAAAATTGCCTATTCAAGTATCACATTGAGTTTTACATTGTTGTCATCTGGTTTATTTAAAGAAACAGCAGATTCTCTGAGAGTCATCAATATAAATGGCTTGGATGATAGTATTAAGACAGAGTACTACGCTTTACGGGCAAGATATTATTATGATCTTGCCGATTATGCCAAAGACAATTATTATACACTTACTTACAATAAGATAGGAGGCAATTACCTGGATTCAGCTTTAGCGCTGTATCCTAAAACTTCTTTTTCATATCTGTATTACAAAGGATTGAAAGACATCAGGTTGGGTAATATGGCGGAAGCAAAAGATAATTTTACCAAGTTGGTAGCTAGTAGTGGGTTAAGTGAACATGAGTTTGCACTAACTGCTTCTACACTCAGTGATATTTATATTCAAAGCGGAAGTATAGATTCTGCTATTTCTTTGTTGATCAATGCTGCTATCGCAGATATTAAATCTTCCACAAAGGAAACCTCCGCCATGTATAATCTGGCCCAGTTGTTATATAAGAAGGGGGATATTAAAAAAGCGTCACAATTTATTGAATATGCCATTAATGATGCCTCATTTTATGGAGCTCGCCAGCGTAAAGTTCAATTGATTGCGATATTGCCACTGATAGAGGCAGAAAAAATAAACCAGGTGGAATCTCAGAAAAAAGTGCTCATTGGTTATTCTGTTGTGATGACAATTCTTTTGATCGCTGTTATTTTCCTTGCCTATACTGTTTATAAACAAGTAGCCAAATTAAAACTTGCCCAAAAGATCATTTCTGAGGCTCATCAAAAAGAGCATGAAATAAATCAGCAACTGGCTGAGACAAATAAAAAACTTTCTGAAATGCATGTGAAGGAACAGGAAATAAATGAGGCATTGGCTGAAAGTAATGATAAATTGTCTGATGCCAATCATAAATTATCTGAGGCCAATAAGATCAAAGAAGAATACATAGGTTACTTTTTTAATGCCAATTCAGAATTCTTTAATCGGATCGAACGTTTTAAACGCTCTATCGAACAAAAAGTAATGGATAGGAAATTAGATGAGATAAAATTCCTGGTTAATCAAATTAATCTCCGCAAAGAAAAAGAAGATCTGCTGAAAAATTTTGATAAGGCATTTTTAAAACTATTTCCGCACTTTGTAGAGGAATTCAACATGCTGTTTAAGCCGGAAGACAGAATTCAGCTAAAAGATGGTGAAATACTGAATACAGATTTGAGGATTTTTGCCCTGATAAGAATGGGTATCAACGATATGGGTAAAATATCTCAGATATTAGAGTACTCCGTTAACACGATCAACACCTATAAAACTAAGATCAAGAATAAATCAATAGTACAAAACGATGAATTTGTAGATAAAATAATGCAAATTGAATCAAATTAACCATTTCTGACTACTAGAGGTAGTGTTATTTTTAAAATATGATTATATATATAAATATTTTAAAATGCATTGTATCTTATTGATTATCAATTCATATAAAATCAAATATTCCTTTTTGCTCAATAATTATTGATATTTTGATTATATAACTTGGCTACAGGTTATTATTATATTTCCTTTGACTTGCATATTGAAAATGAACGAATTGCTTAGCTGATATATTGTTGAAATATACGACGATTTGCTTAGTTAACTCTTGCTCCTAACTACACCAGAAAAACGTTGAAGCCGTTTTGATATGCTGTCATTTACCAAACTTTAGAGATATTAATTTAAAAATTAAACACCTTTCTATGATCTCACAAAGAAGATTGCTTAGAGTATTATTTACCTTTCTTTCACTTTTCCTCCTAAATAGCATTTTTGCTCAAAGAGTGATCACAGGTAAAGTTACCAACGACAAAGGAGTAGCACTGACCGGAGCAACCATTTTGGTTAAAGGTATTAGTGCTCCGGGAACCAAAACGGATTCAAAAGGAGATTTTTCGTTTACGGTTCCTAACGAAGCCAAAGTATTAGAGATCTCGTATACGGGACACATTTCCAAACAAGTTTCAATTGTAGGCAAAAGCTCTATTGAAGTAGAACTGCAACTTTTTGGTGGTGCCTTAGATTCTGTGGTAGTAATTGGTTATACAACCCAAAAGAGAAAAGATGTAACCGGAGCAATCTCTTCAGTTAAAGGGGAAGACGTAAAGAATCTGCCTACACAAAATGTTGCTGATGCATTACAAGGAAGGGTAGCAGGTGTAGAAGTAATAAAAGCTTCAGGAGAGCCCGGGGCCAAATCGCAAATTACAATACGAGGAGTGTCATCATTAAATCAACCAGATCCTTTATATATCATTGACGGGGTTCGTTCTTCCGGAAACAATGTCAATCCTCAGGATATAGCAAGTTATGAAGTATTAAAAGATGCAAGTGCTGCGGCTATTTATGGTGCGGCAGCAGCAGGAGGGGTAATATTGATAACAACTAAACAAGGCCGTGGTGCAACGCCTACAATTAGTTTCAATTCCCGTTACGGAATTACCGTACCGAGATTAATCAAATTATTGAATAAAGAAGATTTTGTAAGATATAAAAAACTAACGGGAGCTTCAGATTATGTTAACCCATCTCATGCTGCACAGATCGAAGCATTTCCTGATTATGATTGGGTAGATGCATTGTATCAGAACGGATACGAACAAAATTATAATTTGTCTATTTCCGGGTCAACTCCATCTGTAAATTATTATTTATCAGGTGTACATAATATTCAAAAAGGTGTGTTTCTTGATAATACGTCAACTATGTCGGGAGCAAGAGTAAATACAGATGTTAAGATATCGAAAAGTATAAAGATCGGAGAGCAAATCAATGTTTGGAAAAAGATGACAATGCCGGTAAAAACCAGCCTGGTTAATACTCCATTCAGAACCATTCCTGTTGGTGCCGCTACTTCGGATGATCCATACAATCCATGGGGAACTTTTCCTTATGGGTATACAGGAACTAACGTGATTGCTCAGATCAAAACGGCAAACTTTGAATTTCCGGAAGATAATTTCTCAGGAAATGCGTATGTAGAAATTAAGTTGCCTATTAAATACATGACTTTTAAAACTACAGTAGGTTTTACTTCTCAGAACTGGCAAAATAATATTTTTCAGGAAACTTTCTCTGTTGGTGCCGGGTCATCAAGTGGAAATCACTTGTATAGAAATGTAGGTAAATATCAACAAAGTTTATTGGCTTCTATTTTGGCATACGATCATACATGGGGTGTGCATACATTGAACTTATTAGCAGGGTATGAACAATATGCCAATCAATCTGAAAACTTAAGAACAGATGTTACGAATGTAGCAGGACAATCTTATGGCTATATATTAACTTCAAATTCTTCTCAGCAAATTGCAGGTGGATGGGATCCTAATGGATTAGTAAAATCTGTATTCGGAAGATTGAATTATGATTTTGCTAAAAAAATGTATGCAACATTTACTGTAAGAAGAGATGGAAACTTTACAGTGTTTGGTCCGGGTAATCAATATGGTATTTTTCCTGCGGTGTCTGCCGGATGGAAAATAAATGAAGAACCATTTTTCAGGAATATGTTTCCAAAATTCGGCTTGCTGAAATTGAGAGCCAGTTATGGTACTTTAGGTAATAGTTCAATTCCTGCCTATTTGTTTACAACAACTTACTTAAGAATAGGAGCTCAGAATTTTAATAATGGTTCTCCAACAGAAGCTTCATATACACAAGAGTCTTTCCAAAATGATAATATCAAATGGGAAAGTACACATGAAGTAAACATCGGGTTGGATGGTGATCTGTTAAATGGCAGATTGTATTTCAGTGTAGACTGGTATGATAAAACTACCAAAGATTTACTTTATGGTGTGCCTGTTCCATTAAGCTCGGGTATACCTGCATCTAACTCAGATAATCTTACAGCAGGTACTGTAATTACCAATATAGGTTCTGTGAGAAACAGAGGTGTTGATATCGGTATTGGTTACAGAAGTCAGATCAAAGATTTTAAATATTCTGTTAGCGTAGCTGGTTCTTTCAATAAGAATAAAATTATTTCACTACCAGGTAATAACAACAATGCGTTGTTAGATGGAAATAATAATTATCCTGGTGCAGGTGCTGATGGTAGTATTTGGAGAGGGCAAGCGTTAACTTATTCTGCAGTAGGTTATTCTTTTGGACAATTCTACGGATATAAATGTGATGGTATTTATCAAACAGATGCAGAAGCGGCTGCAGGGCCAACTGTATCAGGTGCAACTCCTAAAGCAGGAGATCTGATCTATAGAGATATAACCGGACCTGATGGAGTTCCAGATGGTAAGATCGATGCATTAGATAAAACAATTATCGGTAATGCATACCCTAAATTCAGCTATGGGGTTAATATAAACCTTAACTGGAAGAAATGGGATTTAAACATGCTTTGGAATGGTGTTGCCGGAGTTGACCTGTACAATGGAGTGTTCCCTTACCAGGTTACAAATATTGATGGAGGTAACGTTACTTCTAAAGTTTTTGAAACATCTAATTTTAATGGAAACGGTGTTACAGATCTGCCTAATGTTTTTACCAGTGAAGGATTGGATCTGCTTCCCAACGCTAATGGTAATTATACCAATCCAAGTAGCTTCTTTGTTGAAAATGGTGCGTATATAAAATTGAAAAGTATTCAGCTTGGATACAATGTAAGCGGTAGATTTTTAGAAAAACTAAAAATCAAAAATGCGAAATTTTATTTGATGGGGTATAATGTTCTTCGTTTTACAAAATACAGAGGAGAAGATCCTGAGATCGGTAGCCAGTTCCCTTCATTTGATGCTGAATCTATAAAAGGAAACGTTTCGGTAAAAAATGCTGGTACAACCAACAGGGGTGTTGATAGAGTAAATAAATATCCAACTGTCAGAACATTTTCATTCGGAATAGACCTTACATTTTAATTAATTATAACGCATAGCTATATGACTAAAAAAATATTTTTTATAATCGCATTATCAATCTCTTTTGTAGGTTGCAAAAAAGATCCTCAAGGACTTTCTCCGGTAGATCAGGTTACTAATGGAAATTATCCTAAAAATTTGGGAGACCTTCAAACATTCCTGACTGCTTCTTACTCAAATTTCCGTAAAGATTATTTTCTGTATGGATTTTATATGTTACCTATAAATATGGCTGGTAGTGATCACGCTGCTTCTTTAGCTGGTGATCTTTCTCTGAGCCGGGTAGAGGTCGCATCCAATCATTTGTCGTTATATAATGTGTATGCTGCTGCATTATGGGAGGGGCTTTATATCGGGGTAAAAAATACCAACGTGTGTTTGGAAAGATGTGATTATTTCGAAGCCAGAAATCCTCAGTTTAAGGCAGAGATAGATGATATACGTGGGCAAGCTTTGTTCTTAAGAGGATGGTATTACTTTCATTTGGAATGTTTTTTCGGAGAGAAATATATCGATATGACTCAGCCGGAAAACACAGATGTGTTAGGAGTGCCGTTGTTTACAAAAATGCCTGTATCATTTGAAGAAACACGTAAACCCAGAAGTTCTGCGTATAAAATATGGAGCCAGGTTATTGACGATCTTGAGTCTTCTGCTATTTATTTAAATGGGATTGCAAGATCAGGAGATAATTTAGGTAAAGCTACAAAATGGTCAGCCAAAGCATTGTTGGGTAAAGCTTATGTGTTCACCAAACAATGGGATAAAGCAAAAACTACTTTAGAAGATGTAATAACTAACAGCGGAAAAACGCTGATGCCTTTCAGTAAATATAAAGATGCATTTAATGCAAAACCGGAAAATGAATTTAATGAAGAATCATTATTCGAAATAAATGTTGAACGTGTTACAGAAGGAACAAACGGAATTTTTACTCCTGTATTTCCAAGTTCTAATCTTACTACTTCACATGGCATGTTATGGAGCCCATCAGTGTTGGGTTATAATGGAACAGAAAGTGATCAGAGTTGCCTGACTGTAGGAGAACGTTGCCAGTTTTTTGTTCACGATAAAAATTTATTACGTTTTGGTTTTAATAAACCTCCATATACATTGGTTCATAATCCAAATTATATCGGCAATCCAACCCCAGATGGAAGTGGAGGATCTGCAATTGTTCCTGAATTAATAATGGATCCTAACTATAAAAATGAATCTATTCAATTACGTCAGAATAAAACCACTGATCCAAGATTATATGTAGCGGCCCTTCAACCTTGGGTAGATAGCTGTGGTGATGCGTATCACGTGCAACTGTCGAGTGGCAAACGTAATGAGATGGTGCCTGTTTCCAGATGTTATAATATTCCCCAGGCGAATAAACCTAAGTATCATGGATGGAGCTTTAAAAAATATACAACGATCGATAATAGTTTGTATGCATACAACGGATGTGATGGTGCAAATATTTATTTGATTCGTATGGCTGATGTTTATTTGTTATATGCAGAAGCTCTAAAAAATCTTGGACAGAATGTTCCTGCACTTGAGTATATTAATAAAGTACATAGAAGAGCATATGATCAACCGATCAATTCTCCATCTCCCTACGATTATCTTTCATTGACTGCTCAAACAAAAGCATCTGATGTCAACCTGGAAAATAATCCGCTGGCATACGAAAGATGGGCTGAGTTATTTGCTGAAGGTCATTGGTGGTTTGATGTTTGTCGCTGGAGGATCGGAGATAAAGAAGCTGCATACTATGGAATAGCAACTCCAGAATCACCTAATCCCAATAGCCCAAATAAAGGTAAGATCGAGTGGGATGATAACAGATCATATTGTTATCCGATTCCGGGTAATGAATTTGATGTAAATCCTCAAATACAAAAACAAAGAAATAATTCTGGGTATTAATTATTTGCGATCGGCATAAGAAATGTTTTTATTATAAATTATCTATGAAGAAATTATTCATTGTGGTATTGTGTGCAATCTTATTTGGTTGTAAAAAGGATAAAGCGGATAATTTCTCTGATATCACTTTAACTGAATATGCTCCGGTTGCAGTCTCTAAATCAGTCACAAAAAAAGTGTTTGTGCATGTAATGCCTTGGTTCGAAACTCCGGAAACCAATGTTCCGTTAGGTGCCTGGGGAGTACATTGGAGGATGGCGAATAGGGATCCGAATGTAATTGCTGATGGTAAACGACAGATAGCTTCTTATTACTATCCTTTGATTGGGCCATATGCATCCGGCGATAAAGATGTGATAGAATATCAGTTGTTACTAATGAAGTTAAGTGGTATTGATGGTGTTTTTATTGATTGGCCTGGGCTCAGAAATGTGACCGATTATATTTTGAATGCCAGAAATTCTGAAAGCATGATCGCACAACTAAAAAAAGTAGGATTGAATTATGCGATCGTTTATGAAGATCAAAATTTGAAACCGATACTCGATAGAGTTGGACAAGCAAAAACTGATATATCCTATTTGGAAAGTCGCCATTTTACTAAATCCAATTATGAAAAAATAAACAGCAAACCATTACTGATGGTTTTCGGTCCGCAGGCTTTACTAGACGAGGCAAGTTGGACGGATGTTTTTTCAGTATTAACGCAAAAACCTGCATTTTTTCCTTTGTTATATCAGTCCAATAAAGCGGGGGTAAATGCAACAGGAGAGTTTGCCTGGGTAGGGTCAGGTAATACAAGTGCACTAACAAATTTTTATAATAATGGATATGCTGGCCTTAAGATCACCGCAGCTTATCCCGGGTTTAAAGATTTTTACGCAGCGGGTGGATGGCCTGGTGCATTGGGATGGACAATAGATCATAACGGCACCAATACATTTAACACAACAGTTGATCTTGCTTTGGCAACATCCAACAATTATTTGCAATTGGTTACATGGAATGATTATGGAGAAGGTACAATGATTGAACCAACAAAGGAATTCGGGTATAGTTTTTTAACGTCACTACAGCAGAAATTAGGTGCATCAGCGATGAGTCAGGCAAAGTTAGAAATGGTAAAAAGATTATTTGATCTTAGAAAGGATAAAGCTAACAATGCAGATGCTCAAAAAGCTTTAGATCAGATTTTTTATTATATGGTTTCGCTGCAATTCGATAAGGCACAGGAGCTTTTAAATAGATTTTAAATTTTTCGTCGAACGTGTTTTTATTCATGAACATAAAAAAATATTTTGGCTTGTCTTTATTGTTGTTGCTGATTAACACTGCAATGGCACAAAGCGGGTATACAACTATTTTACAAAAAGTAAAGTTAGTTTTTAGTATTGATGACAAGGGGGTGCCAACATATCAGGTTTTTTATGGAGCCGATAATTTTATCAAATCATCTCGTTTGGGGCTAAAACTGGCGGATAATAAGTCGATGGATGCTGGTCTTACACTGATCGGGGTTGATAGCAGTAGTTTTGACGAAACATGGACGCCGGTTTTAGGTGAGGTAAATAAAATAAGAAATCGATATAAGCAATTCACTGCATATCTCAAACACAATGCCACAGGTAATCTGGTAAATATTGTATTTCGGGTTTTTGAAGATGGCATAGGATTTAGGTACGAATTTCCAAAACAAGCAGGCCTAAAATATTTTGTTGTAACGGATGAACTGACACAGTTCAATTTAGCCGGTGATCATAAAACTTTTTGGATACCGGGAGATTATGATGCTAACGAATATGCTTACACTGAATCAAAGATGAGTCAAATAGGTAAGGCATCTTACCTGGAAAAAAAGGCTGAGTTAGGAGTGTACCAGGTGAAAGATTTTGCATCAGTACAAACACCATTGATGATGAAATCTGATAAAGGTTTATACATCAATATTCACGAAGCTGCATTAATAGATTATCCGGCAATGCAATTACATGTTGATACTAAAACATTTCAGTTGAGCGCTGATCTGGCTCCGGATGTTTTTGGAAACAAGGCACATTTATTAGCACCGTTTCATACACCATGGAGAACAATTATTGTGAGTGATAAGGCCGCCGACATATTGATGTCGAAAACAATTCTTAATCTGAATGAGCCTTCCAAGATGATAAATACATCTTGGATCAAGCCGATGAAATTTGTTGGTGTTTGGTGGAAAATGCAGACGGGTAATGGAACATGGAGTTATACCGATTATCCGGATAGTACAGATACAAATGGAAAGTTAATTCCAAATGGAAGACATTGTGCCAATACAGCCAATGTAAAACGGTATATAGATTTTGCTTCTGCGAATGGGATACAAGGTGTTTTAGTGGAAGGTTGGAATACTGGCTGGGAAAGCTGTTGCAGTAACTGGACAGAAGATGGCTTTGATTTTGTAACCCCTTATCCTGATTTTAATGTAAGAGAATTGCATGAATATGCCGCAGGGAAAGGTGTCCAGATGATCATGCATAATGAAACAGGAAGTTCGGTGACAAATTATGAAAGACAGATCGATACGGCTTTTAAATTCATGAATGCGTTTGGATATACATCTGTAAAAACAGGATATGTAGGCAAGATCATTCCACGTGGTGAATATCACGATGGTCAGTGGATGGTCAACCATTATTTAAGAACTGTAGAGAAGGCAGCTCAGTATAATGTGATGATCGATATTCATGAACCGATGCGTCCGACCGGCTTACAACGAACATATCCTAATTGGTTAGCTAATGAAGCTGCACGAGGAAATGAATACTATGCATTTGGTAAGGGCAATCCGATCGATCATGAGACTATTTTACCTTTTACCCGTTTAATGGGAGGACCAATGGATTATACTCCCGGTATTTTTAAATTAAATCATTATGCAGCTGATACTACAAGGAAATTTCGTTCAACCCTTT
It contains:
- a CDS encoding IPT/TIG domain-containing protein, with translation MKKIIFTTLFFSLFVVSVFAQVGIGTNTPNASSVLDLTSTSKAFLPPRMNTAARDAIQSPVAGMVIFNTTTNCIELYRGSGWYNMCTGGTALLPTITSFTPSSGPVGTSVTITGTNLTSATVKFNNTTASVSVNTATSITCTVPSGATTGNITATTTDGTATSASVFTVTGGVLTSNEVAKSNLIAHWRFDDSKIEDTSGVLPFSSTGTQAYVTGKIGKALQFTGAQLIYPTIAKINNATALQNGFTLSMWVQLPSNTTNYSPLWQVNGNIGDIFGLVGLAFRKNGDVFDFDGALTHVNGTGTHSTGFGAHLEGSSFSFASATWAFITMTYDDATRKISYYGNGTKIGEKAVDVSVIPALEKFELVTTASNPGVSISQVSFGALNTNPPFTTGPAPASWQNSNLTGVVDDVRLFNKALSGTEISDLYTRGSAGN
- a CDS encoding DUF6377 domain-containing protein; protein product: MLKPILIGSIFLFFSVVCFSQSTANYSFTELDNTIENAAKYDKVITKSINDLQAKIRSLAKDDLLSEYELSHQLYNYYKVYKYDSAYEYACRCQRIAYKLNDPKKIAYSSITLSFTLLSSGLFKETADSLRVININGLDDSIKTEYYALRARYYYDLADYAKDNYYTLTYNKIGGNYLDSALALYPKTSFSYLYYKGLKDIRLGNMAEAKDNFTKLVASSGLSEHEFALTASTLSDIYIQSGSIDSAISLLINAAIADIKSSTKETSAMYNLAQLLYKKGDIKKASQFIEYAINDASFYGARQRKVQLIAILPLIEAEKINQVESQKKVLIGYSVVMTILLIAVIFLAYTVYKQVAKLKLAQKIISEAHQKEHEINQQLAETNKKLSEMHVKEQEINEALAESNDKLSDANHKLSEANKIKEEYIGYFFNANSEFFNRIERFKRSIEQKVMDRKLDEIKFLVNQINLRKEKEDLLKNFDKAFLKLFPHFVEEFNMLFKPEDRIQLKDGEILNTDLRIFALIRMGINDMGKISQILEYSVNTINTYKTKIKNKSIVQNDEFVDKIMQIESN
- a CDS encoding SusC/RagA family TonB-linked outer membrane protein, encoding MISQRRLLRVLFTFLSLFLLNSIFAQRVITGKVTNDKGVALTGATILVKGISAPGTKTDSKGDFSFTVPNEAKVLEISYTGHISKQVSIVGKSSIEVELQLFGGALDSVVVIGYTTQKRKDVTGAISSVKGEDVKNLPTQNVADALQGRVAGVEVIKASGEPGAKSQITIRGVSSLNQPDPLYIIDGVRSSGNNVNPQDIASYEVLKDASAAAIYGAAAAGGVILITTKQGRGATPTISFNSRYGITVPRLIKLLNKEDFVRYKKLTGASDYVNPSHAAQIEAFPDYDWVDALYQNGYEQNYNLSISGSTPSVNYYLSGVHNIQKGVFLDNTSTMSGARVNTDVKISKSIKIGEQINVWKKMTMPVKTSLVNTPFRTIPVGAATSDDPYNPWGTFPYGYTGTNVIAQIKTANFEFPEDNFSGNAYVEIKLPIKYMTFKTTVGFTSQNWQNNIFQETFSVGAGSSSGNHLYRNVGKYQQSLLASILAYDHTWGVHTLNLLAGYEQYANQSENLRTDVTNVAGQSYGYILTSNSSQQIAGGWDPNGLVKSVFGRLNYDFAKKMYATFTVRRDGNFTVFGPGNQYGIFPAVSAGWKINEEPFFRNMFPKFGLLKLRASYGTLGNSSIPAYLFTTTYLRIGAQNFNNGSPTEASYTQESFQNDNIKWESTHEVNIGLDGDLLNGRLYFSVDWYDKTTKDLLYGVPVPLSSGIPASNSDNLTAGTVITNIGSVRNRGVDIGIGYRSQIKDFKYSVSVAGSFNKNKIISLPGNNNNALLDGNNNYPGAGADGSIWRGQALTYSAVGYSFGQFYGYKCDGIYQTDAEAAAGPTVSGATPKAGDLIYRDITGPDGVPDGKIDALDKTIIGNAYPKFSYGVNINLNWKKWDLNMLWNGVAGVDLYNGVFPYQVTNIDGGNVTSKVFETSNFNGNGVTDLPNVFTSEGLDLLPNANGNYTNPSSFFVENGAYIKLKSIQLGYNVSGRFLEKLKIKNAKFYLMGYNVLRFTKYRGEDPEIGSQFPSFDAESIKGNVSVKNAGTTNRGVDRVNKYPTVRTFSFGIDLTF
- a CDS encoding RagB/SusD family nutrient uptake outer membrane protein gives rise to the protein MTKKIFFIIALSISFVGCKKDPQGLSPVDQVTNGNYPKNLGDLQTFLTASYSNFRKDYFLYGFYMLPINMAGSDHAASLAGDLSLSRVEVASNHLSLYNVYAAALWEGLYIGVKNTNVCLERCDYFEARNPQFKAEIDDIRGQALFLRGWYYFHLECFFGEKYIDMTQPENTDVLGVPLFTKMPVSFEETRKPRSSAYKIWSQVIDDLESSAIYLNGIARSGDNLGKATKWSAKALLGKAYVFTKQWDKAKTTLEDVITNSGKTLMPFSKYKDAFNAKPENEFNEESLFEINVERVTEGTNGIFTPVFPSSNLTTSHGMLWSPSVLGYNGTESDQSCLTVGERCQFFVHDKNLLRFGFNKPPYTLVHNPNYIGNPTPDGSGGSAIVPELIMDPNYKNESIQLRQNKTTDPRLYVAALQPWVDSCGDAYHVQLSSGKRNEMVPVSRCYNIPQANKPKYHGWSFKKYTTIDNSLYAYNGCDGANIYLIRMADVYLLYAEALKNLGQNVPALEYINKVHRRAYDQPINSPSPYDYLSLTAQTKASDVNLENNPLAYERWAELFAEGHWWFDVCRWRIGDKEAAYYGIATPESPNPNSPNKGKIEWDDNRSYCYPIPGNEFDVNPQIQKQRNNSGY
- a CDS encoding glycoside hydrolase family 71/99-like protein, with translation MKKLFIVVLCAILFGCKKDKADNFSDITLTEYAPVAVSKSVTKKVFVHVMPWFETPETNVPLGAWGVHWRMANRDPNVIADGKRQIASYYYPLIGPYASGDKDVIEYQLLLMKLSGIDGVFIDWPGLRNVTDYILNARNSESMIAQLKKVGLNYAIVYEDQNLKPILDRVGQAKTDISYLESRHFTKSNYEKINSKPLLMVFGPQALLDEASWTDVFSVLTQKPAFFPLLYQSNKAGVNATGEFAWVGSGNTSALTNFYNNGYAGLKITAAYPGFKDFYAAGGWPGALGWTIDHNGTNTFNTTVDLALATSNNYLQLVTWNDYGEGTMIEPTKEFGYSFLTSLQQKLGASAMSQAKLEMVKRLFDLRKDKANNADAQKALDQIFYYMVSLQFDKAQELLNRF
- a CDS encoding glycoside hydrolase family 97 protein codes for the protein MNIKKYFGLSLLLLLINTAMAQSGYTTILQKVKLVFSIDDKGVPTYQVFYGADNFIKSSRLGLKLADNKSMDAGLTLIGVDSSSFDETWTPVLGEVNKIRNRYKQFTAYLKHNATGNLVNIVFRVFEDGIGFRYEFPKQAGLKYFVVTDELTQFNLAGDHKTFWIPGDYDANEYAYTESKMSQIGKASYLEKKAELGVYQVKDFASVQTPLMMKSDKGLYINIHEAALIDYPAMQLHVDTKTFQLSADLAPDVFGNKAHLLAPFHTPWRTIIVSDKAADILMSKTILNLNEPSKMINTSWIKPMKFVGVWWKMQTGNGTWSYTDYPDSTDTNGKLIPNGRHCANTANVKRYIDFASANGIQGVLVEGWNTGWESCCSNWTEDGFDFVTPYPDFNVRELHEYAAGKGVQMIMHNETGSSVTNYERQIDTAFKFMNAFGYTSVKTGYVGKIIPRGEYHDGQWMVNHYLRTVEKAAQYNVMIDIHEPMRPTGLQRTYPNWLANEAARGNEYYAFGKGNPIDHETILPFTRLMGGPMDYTPGIFKLNHYAADTTRKFRSTLCKQLALYVTMYSPLQMAADLPENYETHKDAFKFISDVPVDWDDTKVIAAEPGDYIAIARKGKGTNNWFIGAITDENNRDIKVDLSFLDKNKKYAAIIYADAPGTDWQHDQEKYSINKMILTVKSTLTLHLAKGGGAAVSIIQL